The following proteins come from a genomic window of Flavobacterium crocinum:
- a CDS encoding response regulator, with the protein MPFRSQFIIIEDNLIDQFVTKKLLKKGLDINPLYIANNGKEGIDWLVKNPNHHSLIILLDIQMPIMNGFEFLDEFDRLPENVKNRIEIFVLSSTLDSDEIKKIRENKYVSDFWNKPFRLELLQKTFV; encoded by the coding sequence ATGCCGTTTAGATCTCAATTCATCATAATAGAAGACAACCTGATTGATCAGTTTGTTACTAAAAAATTACTTAAAAAAGGATTAGACATTAATCCGCTTTATATTGCCAATAACGGAAAAGAAGGCATAGACTGGCTGGTAAAGAATCCCAATCATCATTCCCTGATCATTCTTTTAGACATTCAAATGCCCATTATGAATGGTTTTGAGTTTTTAGATGAATTCGACAGGCTTCCGGAAAATGTAAAAAACAGAATTGAAATTTTTGTACTCTCTTCTACTTTGGATAGTGATGAAATTAAGAAAATAAGAGAAAACAAATATGTCTCTGATTTCTGGAACAAGCCTTTTAGACTGGAATTATTGCAAAAAACTTTTGTTTAA
- a CDS encoding sensor histidine kinase — MSKLQALKNFRFPNVFILILIVFISCALLICINFFTIKILSANRAYVNGESHYSKGQKDASRHLISYLYTQNPNQWKSFLEEIKVPQGDGIARITLLKAGDNQVARNGFLTGRNHEDDLDDVIWLFDNFKNVSFLSKAIDEWGKGDKLIFKLFVIGQQIDAKIKREILTGTDQKRFMKEISVISDRLTINERNFSNTLGEGTRKIKDLLIITNIFFILVIICSVCLYYSIMVKRLLVSKKETEVKNENLIIVNKELDRFVYSASHDLRSPITSLKGLIEITALEDDVNQVRNYLQMMHHSLARQDQFISDIIDYSKNKRKEVIMEPVSLKELFNEAILQLMHIENANKIKFTQELQIDQIKSDGLRLKIIINNLISNAIKYADSSKQEMFITIKTYLSEGSNKIEVTDNGIGIHDEHKENIFDMYFGTNKNKGSGLGLYIVKEAVENIKGDITVFSESNIGSKFIVTIPNSHAV, encoded by the coding sequence ATGTCTAAGTTACAAGCTTTAAAAAACTTTCGTTTTCCGAATGTTTTCATTCTTATTCTAATCGTTTTTATTTCCTGCGCACTACTCATCTGCATCAATTTTTTTACCATTAAAATTCTATCGGCAAACAGAGCTTATGTTAATGGAGAATCTCATTATTCTAAAGGTCAAAAAGATGCTTCAAGACATCTAATAAGTTATTTATATACTCAAAATCCAAATCAGTGGAAATCATTTCTTGAGGAAATAAAAGTACCTCAGGGAGATGGAATTGCACGTATAACACTGCTAAAAGCAGGAGATAATCAAGTGGCCAGAAATGGATTTTTAACTGGCCGAAATCATGAAGACGATCTCGATGATGTAATCTGGCTTTTTGACAACTTCAAAAATGTTTCTTTTTTATCTAAGGCAATTGACGAATGGGGAAAAGGCGACAAACTGATTTTTAAACTTTTTGTTATTGGTCAGCAAATTGATGCTAAAATAAAACGTGAAATCTTAACCGGCACAGATCAGAAAAGATTCATGAAAGAAATTAGTGTAATTAGTGACCGGCTAACTATCAATGAAAGAAATTTTTCGAATACGTTAGGAGAAGGAACCCGAAAAATTAAAGACCTACTAATCATTACCAACATCTTCTTTATTTTGGTTATAATCTGCAGTGTCTGTTTGTATTATTCTATTATGGTTAAGAGACTTCTTGTTTCCAAAAAAGAAACTGAAGTTAAGAACGAAAATTTAATAATTGTAAACAAAGAGCTGGATCGTTTTGTTTACAGTGCATCACACGATTTAAGATCTCCAATCACTTCCCTAAAAGGTCTGATTGAAATTACAGCACTAGAAGATGATGTAAATCAGGTTCGCAATTATTTGCAAATGATGCATCATAGTCTGGCTCGTCAGGATCAATTTATCAGTGACATCATTGATTATTCTAAAAACAAAAGAAAAGAAGTGATCATGGAACCCGTTAGTCTTAAAGAACTGTTTAACGAAGCTATTCTACAATTGATGCACATTGAAAATGCAAATAAAATAAAATTCACTCAGGAGCTTCAGATAGATCAAATTAAAAGCGATGGTCTTCGCCTAAAAATTATCATTAACAACCTGATTTCAAATGCCATAAAATATGCAGACAGCAGCAAACAAGAAATGTTCATAACCATAAAAACCTATTTGAGTGAAGGTTCAAATAAAATTGAAGTCACTGATAATGGAATTGGAATTCACGACGAACATAAAGAAAACATTTTTGACATGTATTTTGGAACTAACAAAAATAAAGGTTCGGGATTAGGATTATATATTGTAAAAGAAGCTGTTGAAAACATTAAAGGCGATATTACTGTTTTTTCAGAAAGTAATATCGGAAGTAAATTTATTGTAACCATACCAAACTCACATGCCGTTTAG